A segment of the Bordetella flabilis genome:
CGGCACGTCGTGTTCTGGGAATCGCGGGGCGACCGCTCGTCCTGAAGGCGGTACGCCGCCCCGCACGCGGGCGGCTCCATCGCACCGGCCTGCTACGGCTTGGCCCTGACCAGCACATCGAAGGCCTGGTCCAGCTTGTCCTGCGCGGCCGTCAGGCGATCCCGCGCGGTCTGCACCCAGGCCTTGTCGGCGGCCAGGCGCTGGCTGGCTTCGCCCAGCATGCGCGTCACTTCGGCCGGTTGCGGGCCACCCAGGCCCTGGCTGGACGCCACCATGTTCTGCGCGGTCAGCACCTGGCGAAAGCGCGCCTCGTCCAGGGGCAGCTTGGCGTTGTCGATGCCGAAGGACTTGGCGGCGGCCGTGTAGATGCGCTGCGCCTCGGCATAGGGCAGCTCCGCAGGCTTCAGGTTGTTCTGCCGGCCATAGGTCACCAGGTTCGACGCGAAATGATGGCCGATGCGAAACGGCACGTTGGCGTCGCGCTGCAGCACATCCGCGAGCTCCGTGGTCGTCGAGTAGTCCGCATCCACTTCCGCCAGCGCACGCTCGCGGTTCAGGACCAGGCCGCCCAGCATGTCGTCCAGCTTCAGGTACATGTCGATGGCGGCATCCACCGCGTCCTGGGCCTGTTCGCGCTTGTAGTCCGGCATGCCAGGCGTGACGTTGTGCGCCACCACCAGCGCCGTCATCGCCGCGCCCACCGTTTCGCTGGCCTGCAGCCGCACCACGTTCAGCGCGTACGGATTGCGTTTCTGGGGCATGATGCTGCTGGTCCCCGTCAGCTTGCCTTCCTGCAGCATCAGCCAGGGTTTGGTCTGGTGGTACTGGGTATGCACGTCCTGCACGAAGGCTCCCACGCTCAGGGCCATCGTGCTGGCCAGGCTCGCGGCCTCCGCGCCGATGTCGATCTGCGCGAACTGGTTGGCATCGTAGGAGTTCTCCACCACGCCGTCGAAGCCGAGCAGCTCGGCCAGGCGCTTGCGGTTCACCGGAAAGCTGGACGTGCCCAGGGCCGCCGATCCCATGGGGCTGAGGTTGACCCGCGCATAGGCTTCGCGCAGGCGGGCCGCGTCACGGTCGAGTACGGCGGAAAAGCCCAACAGGTAATGGCCATAAGTGGTGGGCTGCGCCTGCACGCCGTTGGTGTAGGCCGGCACGATGGCGTCGGCGTATTTCTGCGCCAGCGCATTGACGCTGTCGTGCGCCTGGTTCAGCGCCTCGTACAGGTCGAGCAGCCGGTCGCGCAACATCACGCGGCGCGTGGTGGCCAGGATGTCCTGGCGGCTGCGTCCGGAATGCATGCGTGTCGCGTCCGGCCCGGCGATACGGGTGATCAGCGGCTCCACCTGCAGGTAATCGCCGGGCCGCTTGCCGCCCGGCTTGTCGCCGTCGGCGATCACCTGCGCCACGGCGCGCGCCGTTTTCTGGCCGATGTCGCGCGGCATGATGCCCTGCTCCACCGTCATCACGGTGGCGGCCTTGTTGAATTCACCCAGCCAATAGAAGTCGTCGTGGCGCGAGGCCGCCCGGACGGTGTCGTTGCCGGCGGCGTGCGCGCACGCGCTGAACAGGATCATGGTCATCAGGCCGGCGGCCGCCGCGGCGCGCGGCGCGCCACGACCTGCCACGCATGGGCGGGGGTCGGTGTGGGTCATGTTCTCTCCTCGTATGCATGGCCCATCGACGGCGGCGATGGCGCCGGACCGGGCCCGTACGCGATCATACGTCGGATGGCGGTCCCGTCCCGGGCATCCGGTATCCGTGGCGGAAACGGCGGCCGGGACGTCGCGGCGGCGGGATACGACTGCGGCGGCGGGATACGACTGCGGCGGCGGGATACGACTGCGGCGGCGGGATACGACTGCGGCGGCGGGATACGACTGCGGCGGCGGGATACGACTGCGGCGTCGGCGGCGGCCGGCGGCTCGACACCGTGCGGCCGGCCGGCCCGGGTCAGTCTTCCTCGCCGGTCGGATCGTCCACCGTTTCGTCGGGCGGCGGAGACAGCGTCACCACCAGCTTGCCGCGATTATGGCCGGACTGCAGTTGCTGCTGCGCGAATTCCATATCGGCGAAAGCGAAGACCCGGGCCACCCTCACGCGCACCTTGCCGTTGTCGATCAGGTCGGCGATCTCCGCCAACTGCCGGCCGTCCGGCCGCGCGGTATAGCGTCCGGCGCGGACCCCGCGTTCGCGGGCCCGTTCCTGGGACGGCTCGTTCAGCGTGGAGATAAGCGCGCCGCCTTCCTTGACGACGTTCCAGGAACGCTCCTGCGTGTGCCCGCCGATCAGGTCGAAGACCACATCGACATCGCGGGCCTCTTTCTCGAAATCCTCGTTCCTGTAGTCGATGACCCGGTCCGCGCCGAGGCCGTACAGGAACTCGGCGGCATCGCCCGAGGCGGTCGCGAAGACTTCCGCACCCGCGGCCTTGGCGAATTGCAGGGCCAGGTGGCCTACACCCCCGGAAGCCCCATGGATGAGCAGGCGTTGCCCGGCCTGCAGGCCTCCATGCTCGAATATGCCTTGCCACGCGGTCAGGCCGGCCAGCGGCACCGCGGCGGCCGTGGTGAAATCCAGCGACGCGGGTTTGCGGGCAATGGCCTCCGCCGGCACTGCAACGTAACGCGCATAGGCGCCCTGCCCTTGTCCCACGAAGGCGTAGACGGCCTGGCCCGTCGCAATGCCATGGCCCCGGGCGCCGATCGTCTCTTCGAGTATGCCGGCGCAATCGCGGCCCAGCGTATAGGGCAGCTGGTTCAGCCGGACCAGCGGATACTTGCCTTCGCGGGTCTTGTAATCGACCGGATTGAGGCTGGCGGCCTCGACCCGTATCAGGGCCTGGCCCGCACCAGGCGTGGGAATGCCGACCCATTCCTGCTGCAATACGTGCGGGCCGCCGAAGCGGTGTATGCGATAGGCTTGCATCTGGCTCATGCGGGGCTCCCTTTCAGCACGGCGAAAGCGCAGGGCGACGCAAAGCCCATGCCGTCGCCGCTGCCCGATGGCTGGAGCCTTGGCGCTTACATCCCGCCCAATGCGTCCAGGATGGCCTTGCCCGCTTCGGTGGTGGAGGCCTTGCCGCCGAGGTCAGGCGTGCGCACGCCGTCGGCCAGGCTTTGCTCGATGGCGCGCAGAATGGCGTCGTGCGCCTCGCGATACCGGCCCTGGCCATTGCCCAGGAAGTCCAGCATCATCGCGCCGGACCAGATCATGCCGATCGGGTTGGCGATATTCTTGCCATAGATGTCCGGTGCCGAGCCGTGCACGGGCTCGAACAGCGAAGGAAACTTGCGCTCGGGATTGAGATTGGCCGACGGCGCGATGCCGATGGTGCCCGCGCAAGCCGGGCCAAGGTCCGACAGGATGTCGCCAAAAAGGTTGCTCGCCACGACCACATCGAAGCGCTCCGGGCTGAGCACGAAGCGCGCCGCCAGGATGTCCACATGGTACTTGTCCTGGCGCACCTCCGGATACCGCGCCCCCATGGCGGCGAAGCGCTCGTCCCAATATGGCATGCTGATGGAAATGCCATTGGACTTGGTGGCCGACGTAAGGTGCTTTTTGGGCCGGCTTTGCGCCAGTTCGAATGCGTACTGCAGGATGCGGTCCACGCCGCGCCGGGTAAAAATGGACTCCTGCACCACGAATTCCTGGTCGGTGCCTTCGAACATCCGCCCGCCGATGGACGAATACTCGCCTTCCGTGTTTTCGCGGACGACATAGAAATCGATGTCCCCGGGCGCGCGGTTGGCCAGCGGGCACGGCACGCCCGGCATCAGGCGCACCGGGCGCAGATTCACATATTCGTCGAAGTGCCGGCGGAACTTGAGCAACGAGCCCCATAGCGAAATGTGGTCCGGCACGGTATCGGGCCAGCCGACGGCGCCGAAATACAGGGCATCGCAGTCCTTGAGCTGGTCGAACCAGTCGGCCGGCATCATGTCGCCGTGTTCGGCGTAGTAGTCGCAACTGGCCCAGTCGATGTCCATCCATTCGATGGCGATGCCCATGCGCCTCGCAGCGGCGTCGACCACCTGCTTTCCCACCGGCATGACTTCCTTGCCGATACCGTCGCCGGCTATGGCCGCTATCCTGTGTGTCTTCATGTTGTAATCTCCTCGTGAGCGCGCATGCCGGTCCATGCGCAGATGGCCTTGAGGGACGTGAGCATAAAGTCCGCATCACCGAAGATAATCGGGCGAAGCGTGAATAAACAAAACACTAATCGTGAATAGCAGGCGCACCGCCGGGCATCGCCAGGCGCGGCATGCAAGCGACGACTGGTGCTGGAGCGGCCTTGGGATTGAATGGGATCATGAACACACCTTTTCCTCTTCTGGAGGACCTTCGCCTGTTCTGCCTGGTCGTACGCAAACGCAGCTTCGTCGCGTCCGCCACGGAACTGGGCGTATCCCCGGCCTATGTCAGCAAGCGCATCGCCATTCTCGAAAATGCGCTCAATGCCAAACTGCTGCACCGGACGACCCGGCGCATCAATGTGACGGACCATGGCGAAACCGTCTTCCAATGGACCCAGCGCATCCTGGAAGACGTGGAGGAGATGACTGAAGCGGTCTCCACTTCCCGGACCACCCCGCGCGGGATTCTGAGCATTTGCACGAGCACGGGATTCGGCCGCAATCACGTCGCGCCGGCGGTATCCGAACTGGCTACGCGCTACCCTTCATTACAGGTCCAGCTGCACTTTCTGGACCGTCCCGTCGATATGCTGGAAGAAGGCTTCGACCTGGACATTCGCGTGGGCGTGGTTCACGAACCCACCCTCATCGCCCGGCGTATCGCCTCCAATCACCGTATCCTTTGCGCGGCACCGGCCTACCTGGCGCAACATCCGGCGCCGGAGCGTCCCGCCGATCTGGCGCAACACCACTGCATCCCCATACGGGAACGCGACCAGGCATTCGGACTGTGGCGGCTGACCGGCCCGAATGGCACCGAAACCGTCAAGGTCAGCGGGCCGCTATCGGTGAACAACGGCGAAACAGCCCATCGCTGGGCCATCGACGGCCACGGGATTGTGCTGCGCTCTGAATGGGATGTCCGCGCCAGCCTGCAGACCGGCACCCTGGCGAGGGTGCTGCCGGACTACCACCAGGAAGCCCATGTCTGGGCCGTCTATCCTTCCCGCCTGAGCCACACCGCGAAGGTACGCGCCTGCGTGGAGCTGCTGGAAGAACGCCTGCGGTGCACCGCCACGCTCAGGGAAGAATCCAGCCTCCATCAACCACCAGTGTCTGTCCCGTGATATAGCTGGCCGCGTCGCTGGCCAGGAACACAAACGCCGCGGCCTGGTCTTCCGGCACGCCAAGCCGCCCCAGCGGAATCCGGCCGACCGCCTCCGCGTGCGCTGCGGGGTCGGAAAGCAGCCTGCTGTTCATGGGTGTCAGGGTACGACCCGGCGCCACGCAATTGACGCGTACGCCATGGCGGCCCCACTCGAGCGCGGCCGTCTTCACGAACTGCGAGATACCCGCCTTGGTCGCGGCATAGACCGCGCGGAACTCCGCTCCGTTGAACGTAAGCTGGGAGCCGGTGTGCAGCACCACCCCGCTGCCTGTCGCGATCATTCGCGTGCCCACCAGCCTGGTCAACGCGATCGCGCCTTCCAGGTTGATCGACACCAGGCGATGCAGATCGTGCCAGGTCAGCTCGGCCAGTGGCTCGTAGATCAACACGCCCGCGTTATTGACCAGGACATCCACGTTGCCCACGGTCGCAGCCAATGCCTCGACCGAAGCGATGTCGGCCTGGTCATATTGAACGGCATGCAGGTCCCGCGGACGCTCCGCCACGACGGCCGACAACCCCGCCGCATCGCGGTCGGCGACGTGCACGGTGGCGCCCAGGTCCGCGAACAACAAGGCGGCTGCCCGCCCGATGCCGCTCGCGGCGCCCGTAACGCATACGCGCTTGCCGGAGAAATCGAAATTCTTGAGAAACGAGGGTTGGGATGACATAAGACGGGGAATTCTCAGGCTGGGATGGAACCGTTGCGGTGAGCCTCTACCCACGCGCGTACTTTGGCGGCCCCCTCTTCCAGGGACGTCTTCGGGACGAAGCCGAGATCGCGACGCGCGGCGTCGACGAGCAAGGGGCCGAGCGGGAACGTATTCCAGCCCATGCCTTCCTCCACGACCTCGGCCTTTACGCGCGGCACGGCGGTCCGTACGGCCGCGACGATCTCCCCCAGGCTCTGCGCTACGCCCGGGCCGATGTTGTACGCCCGTTGCGGCAGCGAGGACGCGAACAAGGCGGCATGGATGGCGTCCACCACGTCGTCGATGTAAACATGCTGCCGGGTGGTGCCGGCCTCGGCGCGCACACGGGTGACGCGGCCGTCCAGGCCATCCTCGACCAAGGTTCGCATCAGGCAAGCCGTGGTGCGTCCAGGCCCATAACACGACGCGACCCGCAAGGCGACGGCATCCACGCCATGTTCGGCATGATAGGCGCGTAGCATGGCCTCCCCTGCGGCTTTGGTTCCGCCATAAACGGTGACCGGCTGCAAGGGCGCGTCCTCGCTGACCGCCCCGCCGTCCGCCCTGGGCCCATACGCCATGATGGACGAGAACCAGACAATACGCTCGATGCCGTGGATGCGCGCCGCCTCGAGCAGGGAGGTCGTTCCCGCCAGATTGATGTCGACGATACGAGCCGGCGCATCGCGCAATAGCATGGGGCCGGAAACCGCCCCTGCATGAACCACCCGGGTCACGCCATACCGCACGATGACTTCGTGCCAGCGATGGGGATCGGGCAGGTCGTGCGCGACCACCGGATACGACAGGCCCGGGGGCACGACCCGGTCCATGCCCACTACCTTATGGCCCTCGCGCGCCAGCCGGTCGGCGATGGCGTGCCCCAGCATGCCTGTAATGCCGGTGACGAGTACGGCGGGGCGGGAATCTGGCGAAGATGTCATTGCTGCTCTAATCGATGAGTCACTGAACGGCCTGGATCTTGCTGTACAGATCCGCCAGCCTGCCGCCGTCAAAGCGCTTGGGCACATCCGCCACCTTGGCCTTGAACGCCGCAATATCGGGCTCGATGACCGTGACGCCCTGGGCCTTGAACTCCTCGACCAGCTGCTTCTCGCTTTCCGCCACGAGACTATCGTGATAGCGGCCCGCATCGACGACAGCCTGTTTGATGAGCTGCAGTTGCTCGGGCTTGAGGCGGCGATAGAGATCGTCGCTCATCCCGACCACGCTGTTGGCCACTAGATGGTTGGTCAGCGACAGGTACTTGTTGACCAGGGGGACACCGGCACCCTTGGCCGTTGCCAGGGGGTTCTCCTGCGCGTCGACCACGTGCGTTTCCAGGGCGGTGAACAAGTCCTTGAAGTCGACCGGCGTCGGGGTGGCGCCGATAGCGCGCCAATAGGCGTCGAAAATCGGGACCGGCACGACTCGCATCTTCACACCGACGAGGTCCTGCGGCGTGCGAACCGGCTTGTTGGCCGTCAGTTGCCGGGTGCCGTAGTACCAGGACATGCTCAGCGCGTGAATACTGGTTTTCTTCAACAGGGCGTCCGCGATTTCCTGTCCCACCGGACCCTCCAGCGCGCGACGCATATGATCGGGATCGCGGAAGGCATACAGCATGGCGAAGACATTCGCCTGCGGCAGGACGTTGCCATAGGTCGAGCCCGCGATCACGGCCATGTCGAGCGTGCCGATCTGCAGGCCCTCGATCATTTGCTGCTCGTTGCCGGCTTGTCCGGCAGGGTAATCCTTGACGGCGATCTTTCCCCCCGAACGCTCCTGGACGAGTTGGGCAAAGCGCTTGACGCCCAGGTCCTGGGGTGTACCCACGGCAATATTCTGGCCGATGCGTATCGTCAGGTCGGGCCGCTGTGCCTGCGCGGGCAATGCGGCCAACACCGCCACGCCGAGCGTCAGGCAGCCGGCAGCGGCTTTCAGAACGCGGAAATTCGGGACTGCTCGCATTATTTCTCCTTGCTCGCGCGAGTCGCGCTAATTGGAATAAAACGCTTGCGGCAACCACGTAATGAGTGATGGCCAGACGATGATAAGCACGAGGGTGATCACGAGCGGGATGAGGAACGGCAGGACGGCGCGAACCACCCGCTCCAGGGGCGCTCCGGAAATCTGGCTGCCGACGTACAAACACATCCCCACGGGTGGCGTCACCAGTCCGATGCCCAGCGCGTACACCATGATCACGCCCACATAGACGGGGTCGAACTGCGCGCCGATCAGCGCGACGCCCAGGACAGGCGTAAGCAGGATGATGGCCGCGGCGACTTCCATGAATGTTCCGATCACGAGCAACAGGGCCGTGGAAGCCGCGATCAGCGCGACCGGATTCTGGAATGACTCGATCAGGAAGCGGCCCAGGTCCGTCGCGACCTGTTCGCGTGAAATGACATAGCCCAATGGCGCGGCGAAGCCGATGATAAGCATGATGGCGCCGGACAGCACCACCGTCGACAACAGCGCCTCGAACACATGCTTCAGCGTCAACTCCCGGTAGACCAGGCCGCCCACCAGCAGGGTATAGATCGTGGCGAGGATGGCGGCTTCGGTGGGTGTGGCGATGCCGAAGAACATGGCGCCCAGCAACACGACCGGCGTCAGCAAGGACCAGATGCCATCGCGCAGCGTGCGCCACCATGCCAACCTGGGCGCCGGCGCAACCTCATGCCGGCGCCGCTGAAACAGCAGCGCGAACATCAGCATCAGCATGATGCCCGTCAGGATGCCCGGCACCACGCCTCCAAGGAACAGCATGCCAATGGGTACATTTGCGATGCTGCCGAATATCACCATATTGATGCTTGGCGGGATGATGGGACCGATCGTCGACGTCGCCACAATGACGCCCGTACTCAGGTCATCCGGATAGCGGCTTTCGCGCATGGCGCGCAGGCCGACCTTGCCGACGCTGGCCAGGTCCGCCACCGCCGAACCCGACATGCCGGCGAAGATCATGCCCGCCACCACATTGGTATGCCCCAGTCCTCCCGGCACGCGGCCGACGCAGGCCAAGGCAAAGGCAAAGATGCGCCGCGTCACCCCACCCTTGTTCATCAGCTCGCCGGCCAGGATGAAGAACGGAATGGACACCAGCGGCATGCTGCCGAGTTGCCCGATGAATTGCTGCGGCAGGACCAGAAGGTTGGCTTGCGATAGCAGGAAGTAGGCGAAGGCGGACAGCGCGATGGCGAATGCCACGGGCACGCCGATCAGCATGGTGCCCAGCAGGACAAATACGGATACCGTCATGGCCGCGCCTCCGGCCGTGCCGGCTGTCCGCCGTCGTCGTCGAGCAGCGTTTCAAGGTAGCGGTACTCGCGCTTGAACACCTGCAGCTGCAGCATCCGCACGATCATCAATGCCGAGAAGACCGGGGCGGCGGCATAGGCCCATGCCCAGGTGACCGGCAGGGTCGCCGCCGAGAACGAAGTACGCGATGCCAGTTGGTAGCCCTTCCACCCTAGCACCGCCAGGAAAACCGCGATCAGCAGGACGCATAGATACTCCAGGGCGGCCTGTGCGCGGGGCGACAGGCCGCGCGTCAGCAAGTCCAGCCGCACCAGCCCGTGGCGCTTGTACGCGCCGATGGCTCCCAGCGCCGAACACCAGACAAACAGGAACTGGGACAATTCCTCCGGCCAGCTCAGGGGCGTATCGAACAAGGTGCGAAGCAACACCTGCGCGGCCATCACCATGCCGATCACGACCACCAGCACCAGCGCCAGCAACTCTTCCGCGTTATCGGCAAGCACGCGCACCAGGCTGCCCGGCTTGCCGGCGGCCAGGCCGGCTACATTCGCGCTTGCCATGTCATGCGACCCCGGCGCCGGCCGGCGCCCAGCCGCCTGCCTCCAGGATCTCCTTGGCCCTGGACGCCGCGGCGTCGAGCAGGGCGATCTCGGATTCTTTCCAGGCGCGTGTCCCGCCGATGTGGTGCACCGAAATCCAACCCATCACCTCATCGTTCCAGACCAGCGGCGCGAGCATCTGGGCGGTAACGCCATAGACGCTCATGAGCGCTTTGGGCGGCGGCGTTTCGGCATTCACGCAATCGGCCTGTATCAGGCACCTGCGGTGCTTCTCCAGCCACTGCACCGTCCCCAGGGCCCGCTGGTTCAGGCTGGAATCCAGCTTGAGCGGCGGAATGCCGGCCGCGACCGATTCGGCGTAGACATCGTCCGCGCCGATATTCAGCCGCGGCACATCGAGGCGAATCGTGGTGCGCGCGGTACCGACCTCCTCGCGCAGCGATTCCATGAGCGCATCGAGGCGCTCCAGTACCGGATGGCGGCGCAGCAGCATGCCCCAGCCATGGATCGGCCGGTCGATACCCGACATACGCAACGCCTTCCACAGGGTGACCGCGATGCTGTCGAAGACCGGCTTGCCCAGCTTCGCCTCGATTTCATCGAGCAGTACGGTGGCCGGCAGATTGGTGCACCCAACCATGAGGCATTGCGCCTGCGGCGAATCGGCGTCCAGCAGCAGCTGGCGAATGCGCTCGAACGGCAGGGCCCCGATCACCGTATTGACGCGCTCGCTCAGCATGGCGTGGCTGACTCCCTCGAAGCCTTCGGCGCGGTAGGTCTTCAGCATCATCTCTGTCGGACCAGGCTCATACGGAACCGCAAGGCCGTAGCGCGTCATCCCGTAGCACTGGAACGCCTCTACCTGCGCCAGCGACGTCGTGGAGGCGGCGATGCCCGTCGCCGCGGTGATACGCCGGCAGATCTCCCTGTCCGCCTGGAGCCCCTCGCCCGTCCACCCTCCGGAGGTGCCGTTCCACAGGATTATGTCGACCCCCGCATCCTTCAACAGCAGCGCCGCGTTCGTCATTTTGTCGGCCTGGAACTGCGCCACATCGTGGCTATCCAGCGTCAGGGTCTGCACCGGCAGGCGCTCGATGTGCACGGAGACGACATCCGACAGTTTCTCCAGCATCAGGCTGGTAATCGGTTCCAGCGCCGTATTGGAAGACGGTGTAATGAAGCCGATCTTCTTCATTCCCGCCATGCAGCCTTGCGTCAGCAGGCGCTTTTTCATGCTTGTTGCCATTTCGCTCTCCGTACGGCGCCGAGCGCGCCGGGAACATTCACGGACTCGCTCAGTACCCGGCCAGGCGCGGCAGGAACAGCACGAAATCCGGGAACAACATAATCAGGAACAAGAGGCCGTACTGCAGCAGGATGAACGGCCATATCTCGCGAATGATCTGGGCCACCTTGATGCGCCAGATCCCCGAGGTGACGATGAGCAGGACGCCCACCGGCGGAGTGATGCCGCCGATGGTAATGTTCATCACGAACAGGAAGCCGAAGTAGACCGGATCGATGCCATAGCTGGTCGCGATCGGGGCGATGATGGGCACCAGCATCAGGTAGGCGGCATTGGCTTCCATCACCATGCCCACCAGTATGAGGATCAGCATGACGATGAAGGTGAACATCAGGGGGTTTTCCGTGACTTGGGACAGCCATTCGCCTATCGTCACGCCCACCATTTCCGCCGTCATCAGATACGTCACCTGCGACGCGAACGCGATCAACGCGCCCACGATCGCCGTCACGATGGCGGCGTTCAACAACGACACCGGCAGATCGGAAAGCTTCAGCTTCCGGGTCACGAAAAAACCCACGAGCGTCGCATAGGCCACAGCGATCGCGGCGCCCTCGGTCGAGGTAAACGCACCCGCGACGATGCCGCCAATGACGATGACCGGCATCAGGAACACCAGCCAGGAACGGCACAACTCGCGCAACACCCTGCCGACACTGAATGCGTCACCGGTGGCGGGGTAACCCCGACGGCGGGCAATAATCGTGCACAGCAGCATGCCGCCCAATCCCATGGCGATGCCGGGCAGAATCCCGGACAGGAACAGGGCCCCCACGGAAACTTTGCCTGCGGCGACGGCATAGACGATCATGCCTATGCTGGGCGGCAGGATCGGGCCCAGGTTGGACG
Coding sequences within it:
- a CDS encoding GAF domain-containing protein, which produces MATSMKKRLLTQGCMAGMKKIGFITPSSNTALEPITSLMLEKLSDVVSVHIERLPVQTLTLDSHDVAQFQADKMTNAALLLKDAGVDIILWNGTSGGWTGEGLQADREICRRITAATGIAASTTSLAQVEAFQCYGMTRYGLAVPYEPGPTEMMLKTYRAEGFEGVSHAMLSERVNTVIGALPFERIRQLLLDADSPQAQCLMVGCTNLPATVLLDEIEAKLGKPVFDSIAVTLWKALRMSGIDRPIHGWGMLLRRHPVLERLDALMESLREEVGTARTTIRLDVPRLNIGADDVYAESVAAGIPPLKLDSSLNQRALGTVQWLEKHRRCLIQADCVNAETPPPKALMSVYGVTAQMLAPLVWNDEVMGWISVHHIGGTRAWKESEIALLDAAASRAKEILEAGGWAPAGAGVA
- a CDS encoding TRAP transporter large permease; the encoded protein is MIFWSMLATFVVFAMIGMPLAYALGVAGLCGVLVGGFPPLQLAGKMVYALDSFPLMAIPLFMLAGQLMLRGGLMDRIIDLANAVVGRVPGGLGHVTVASAMGLSSVSGSSVADATALGGTLGPSLTKAYSAPFGAALVASASNLGPILPPSIGMIVYAVAAGKVSVGALFLSGILPGIAMGLGGMLLCTIIARRRGYPATGDAFSVGRVLRELCRSWLVFLMPVIVIGGIVAGAFTSTEGAAIAVAYATLVGFFVTRKLKLSDLPVSLLNAAIVTAIVGALIAFASQVTYLMTAEMVGVTIGEWLSQVTENPLMFTFIVMLILILVGMVMEANAAYLMLVPIIAPIATSYGIDPVYFGFLFVMNITIGGITPPVGVLLIVTSGIWRIKVAQIIREIWPFILLQYGLLFLIMLFPDFVLFLPRLAGY